One genomic segment of Streptomyces sp. RerS4 includes these proteins:
- a CDS encoding alpha/beta hydrolase domain-containing protein, whose protein sequence is MFRHNPRGDARLADGRDHMGAARAKLALRALLLAILTMVLAAPTGEAVQRVAHPTMPAADSTATPDGGATEDRLSRPTVTQLGSFGGISYVRYDGVFEGATSTGRFRVPYRISAPADTSRTNGTVVVEPSHFVVGLGALDVYLRPDFLFRRGFVHAGIGWSTLGNRILDPSVPGTFIEGGVEDEGARTDDEIITEFAKALSQARPLVGKVSRRYATGFSDSSYPIMRLIHSGAANGVFDLAVPITTEGFDPQADLVAGRYTGKIIVVNSEFDDSTSLLDRGVAPKRYRFYVVAGSPHIPDPLDAPLDLPFPVRGLTPATFVPALRAHFLQGHDWVRKNSVPPTSTQLRTLDDGTIARDATGNAITEDRTGRRVPRLPFVELGEARFITGFVGSYDNVRTVQQLGFPTHRAYLRAFAAKLAAYEKARYILPEDAAVMLRRASLCPPLTFTETYRDHYTDFVAVRPCAAS, encoded by the coding sequence ATGTTCAGGCACAATCCACGCGGTGACGCCCGGTTGGCGGACGGCCGCGATCACATGGGCGCAGCGCGAGCAAAGCTGGCCCTGCGAGCACTGCTGCTGGCAATCCTGACCATGGTTCTCGCGGCGCCGACCGGAGAGGCCGTGCAGCGCGTCGCCCACCCGACCATGCCTGCCGCAGACAGCACCGCCACACCGGACGGCGGGGCGACCGAGGACCGGCTCAGCCGGCCCACCGTCACGCAGCTCGGATCGTTCGGCGGAATCAGCTACGTCCGGTACGACGGCGTCTTCGAGGGCGCCACCTCGACCGGGCGATTCCGCGTGCCCTACCGGATCAGCGCGCCGGCGGACACCAGCCGCACCAACGGCACAGTCGTCGTCGAACCGTCACACTTCGTCGTCGGCCTCGGCGCCCTCGATGTATACCTGCGCCCGGATTTCCTCTTCCGCCGCGGATTCGTGCACGCAGGCATCGGCTGGAGCACACTGGGCAACCGCATCCTCGACCCGTCGGTACCCGGCACCTTCATCGAAGGCGGCGTCGAGGACGAGGGCGCCAGGACGGACGACGAGATCATCACCGAGTTCGCGAAGGCGCTCTCGCAAGCGCGTCCCTTGGTGGGCAAGGTGTCCCGACGATACGCCACCGGTTTCTCAGACAGCTCCTACCCGATCATGCGACTGATTCATTCGGGAGCCGCGAACGGTGTGTTCGACCTGGCAGTGCCGATCACCACGGAGGGCTTCGACCCCCAGGCCGACCTGGTCGCCGGCCGGTACACCGGCAAGATCATCGTTGTGAACTCGGAGTTCGACGACTCGACGAGCCTGCTCGACCGCGGCGTCGCCCCCAAGCGCTACCGGTTCTATGTCGTGGCGGGAAGCCCGCACATCCCGGACCCACTCGATGCCCCGCTGGACCTGCCGTTCCCGGTGCGCGGCCTGACCCCGGCGACCTTCGTGCCCGCCCTGCGCGCACACTTCCTCCAGGGACATGACTGGGTGCGCAAGAATTCCGTCCCTCCGACGAGTACCCAGCTGCGCACGCTGGACGACGGCACCATCGCCCGTGACGCCACCGGCAACGCGATCACCGAGGACCGCACCGGTCGGCGCGTTCCCCGGCTGCCGTTCGTCGAGCTCGGCGAGGCCCGGTTCATCACGGGCTTCGTCGGTAGCTACGACAACGTGCGAACGGTGCAGCAGTTGGGCTTCCCCACCCACCGGGCCTACCTCAGAGCCTTCGCCGCCAAGCTCGCCGCCTACGAGAAAGCGCGCTACATCCTCCCCGAGGACGCCGCCGTCATGCTCCGGCGGGCATCGCTGTGCCCGCCTCTGACATTCACGGAGACCTACCGCGACCACTACACCGATTTCGTCGCCGTTCGGCCCTGCGCGGCCTCATAG
- a CDS encoding glutamate--cysteine ligase has protein sequence MEEEYLVVDPVSRQLSTRADKVVAAAAAELGARVTTELTRYQVEVRTDPHTTLTALGEDLLHTRHAVARAAARLGLRVISSGTPVLGQHTPPPVTAGARYAQSLATFRALDHEQTVCACHIHVEIPDLATALAVSNHLRPWLPALIALGGNSPYWDGQDTGYDSWRTLAWGRWPVAGPPPYFESAAHYEDLVGRLITSHTLLDRGGVYWDIRPSHHVPTLEVRVADAAPTVDDTLLLVAAVKGLSAAGLSSVRDGRSAPRPQPEMLRAAYWRAARDGVRGQSIDLPSGRLQPATRYLEQLWNTALPPLSPTDRTHVRTARRQHAEQANGADRQRTAYRRRHSHHDVVEHLIDTYLGKPPVKTDPSRT, from the coding sequence GTGGAGGAGGAGTACCTCGTGGTGGACCCGGTCTCCCGACAGCTCAGTACCCGGGCGGACAAGGTCGTCGCCGCAGCGGCCGCGGAGCTCGGCGCCCGGGTCACCACCGAACTGACCCGTTATCAGGTCGAGGTGCGTACCGATCCCCACACCACCCTCACGGCCCTCGGGGAGGATCTGCTCCACACCCGCCACGCCGTCGCACGCGCCGCCGCACGCCTGGGGCTGCGCGTCATCTCCAGCGGAACACCTGTCTTGGGGCAGCACACTCCCCCGCCGGTCACGGCCGGGGCACGCTACGCGCAGAGCCTGGCCACCTTCCGCGCCTTGGACCACGAACAGACCGTATGCGCCTGCCACATCCATGTGGAGATCCCCGACTTGGCGACCGCGCTCGCGGTCAGCAACCATTTGCGGCCCTGGCTGCCGGCGCTGATCGCGCTGGGCGGCAACTCTCCTTACTGGGACGGCCAGGACACCGGCTATGACAGCTGGCGCACCTTGGCCTGGGGACGCTGGCCCGTGGCCGGGCCCCCGCCCTACTTCGAGTCCGCCGCCCACTACGAAGACCTCGTCGGCCGGCTCATCACCAGCCATACCCTCCTGGACCGCGGTGGCGTGTACTGGGACATCCGCCCCTCCCACCACGTGCCGACCCTGGAAGTCCGTGTCGCCGACGCCGCCCCCACCGTCGACGACACCCTCCTCTTGGTCGCCGCGGTAAAAGGCCTCAGCGCCGCGGGCCTGAGCTCCGTACGCGATGGACGCTCCGCGCCGCGGCCCCAGCCGGAGATGCTCCGGGCTGCTTACTGGCGCGCCGCCCGCGACGGCGTGCGGGGCCAGAGCATCGATCTGCCCTCGGGCCGCCTCCAACCGGCCACCCGATATCTTGAGCAACTCTGGAACACCGCCCTGCCCCCCTTGTCCCCCACCGACCGCACACACGTCCGGACGGCCCGCCGGCAACATGCCGAACAAGCCAATGGGGCCGACCGCCAGCGAACCGCCTACCGCCGCCGCCATAGCCACCACGACGTCGTCGAACACCTCATCGACACCTACCTTGGCAAACCGCCAGTCAAGACCGACCCTTCAAGGACCTAG
- a CDS encoding NAD(P)/FAD-dependent oxidoreductase: protein MRQRTEVLVIGGGPAGSTAAGLLARQGIEVTLLERDHFPRYHVGESLLPSLLPLLDVLGARETVEAHGFVRKTGALYGWGGQEWSLGFDEPGRPAAYSFQVIRSEFDHLLLSHARHQGADVREGVTVRRIDFEDGRPTAALWSDEGGRQGRITFGHLIDASGRAGVLAARRLRDRRFHDVFRNVAAWGYWRDAQPLPRAPEGAIGVFSLPQHGWLWAIPLHDDTLSVGLVTDKISFNKARRTHGSIEAVYHRALTEQPLLSPVLDQAYLSTGLKVESDYSYVSRNFCGPGYFLTGDAACFLDPLLSTGVHLAMYSATLTAACLASIRAGDIDEEHARRFYQNAYRHAYERLLILVSAFYRIHDGRDSYFRTAQTLSHRDQQELRLHESFLNIITGTDDLHDSRHSLLDHLHTALTRPRPGHSDHGLAGHGTSDMLPLPTRPDRPTAGLYLDLNPHPRLRHTARP from the coding sequence GTGAGGCAGCGGACAGAGGTCCTCGTCATCGGCGGCGGCCCGGCCGGCTCGACCGCCGCCGGCCTACTGGCCCGACAAGGGATCGAGGTGACCCTCCTCGAACGCGACCACTTCCCCCGCTACCACGTCGGTGAATCACTCTTGCCGTCGCTCCTGCCCCTCCTGGACGTCCTGGGTGCGCGGGAGACGGTCGAGGCACACGGCTTCGTCCGCAAGACTGGCGCGTTATACGGTTGGGGCGGCCAGGAGTGGTCCCTGGGCTTCGACGAGCCCGGCCGGCCGGCCGCCTACAGCTTCCAGGTCATCCGCAGCGAGTTCGATCACCTCCTGCTGTCCCACGCCCGCCACCAGGGCGCCGACGTCCGCGAAGGCGTCACCGTCCGTCGCATCGACTTCGAAGACGGCCGCCCCACCGCCGCCCTGTGGTCCGACGAGGGCGGCCGCCAGGGCCGCATCACCTTCGGCCACCTCATCGACGCCTCGGGTCGGGCCGGGGTCCTGGCCGCCCGCCGGCTGCGCGACCGGCGCTTCCACGACGTGTTCCGCAACGTGGCCGCCTGGGGGTACTGGCGCGACGCCCAACCCCTGCCCCGCGCCCCTGAAGGCGCCATCGGAGTGTTCTCCCTACCTCAGCACGGCTGGCTGTGGGCCATCCCCCTGCACGACGACACCCTCAGCGTGGGTCTGGTCACCGACAAAATCTCCTTCAACAAGGCCCGCCGCACCCACGGCTCCATCGAGGCCGTCTACCACCGGGCCCTGACCGAACAACCCCTGCTGAGTCCCGTCCTCGATCAGGCCTACCTGTCAACGGGTCTGAAAGTCGAGAGCGACTACTCCTACGTCAGCCGCAACTTCTGCGGCCCCGGCTACTTCCTGACCGGCGACGCCGCCTGCTTCCTCGACCCCCTGCTGTCCACCGGCGTCCACCTCGCCATGTACAGCGCCACTCTCACCGCCGCATGTCTGGCGAGCATTCGGGCCGGCGACATCGACGAAGAACACGCTCGCCGCTTCTACCAAAACGCCTACCGCCACGCCTACGAACGGCTCCTCATCCTCGTCAGCGCCTTCTACCGCATTCACGACGGCCGTGACTCCTACTTCCGCACCGCCCAAACCCTCAGCCACCGCGACCAGCAGGAGCTACGTCTACACGAGTCCTTCCTCAACATCATCACCGGCACCGACGACCTCCACGACAGCCGGCACAGTCTTCTCGACCACCTCCACACCGCTCTCACCCGGCCCCGCCCCGGACACAGCGACCACGGTTTGGCCGGCCACGGCACCAGCGACATGCTGCCCCTGCCCACCCGCCCCGACCGTCCCACCGCCGGCCTCTACCTCGACCTCAACCCCCACCCCCGCCTACGCCACACAGCTCGGCCGTAG
- a CDS encoding response regulator transcription factor, with the protein MRVLVVEDARSLAEVVAEGLRDQGMAVDLAHDGLAAAAKLDLNAYDVVVLDRDLPGIHGDTLCQMITERDDRAMVLMLTAAGAPGDRVSGLTLGADDYLAKPFHFPELILRIRSLARRRPAARARALRAAGLELDPVRRTALRDGRPLELSVKEFAVLEALLRATPGFLSAEDLLEQVWDENADPFTNTVTVTISRLRRKLGSPPVITTTPGVGYRIADTPTVPGWRPPRSQTSIS; encoded by the coding sequence GTGAGGGTTCTGGTCGTGGAGGACGCGCGGTCGCTGGCCGAGGTCGTCGCCGAGGGACTGCGGGATCAGGGAATGGCCGTCGACCTCGCGCACGACGGTCTTGCCGCCGCCGCCAAGCTCGATCTGAACGCGTACGACGTGGTGGTCCTCGACCGCGACCTGCCCGGCATTCACGGCGACACGCTCTGCCAGATGATCACCGAGCGGGACGACCGCGCGATGGTGTTGATGCTGACCGCGGCCGGGGCGCCCGGCGACCGGGTCAGCGGTCTCACCCTCGGCGCCGACGACTACCTCGCCAAGCCCTTCCACTTCCCGGAGCTGATCCTGCGCATCCGGTCCCTGGCCCGCCGCAGGCCGGCAGCCCGGGCCCGCGCACTGCGTGCCGCCGGCCTCGAACTCGACCCGGTACGCCGGACGGCCTTGCGTGACGGCCGTCCGCTGGAGCTGTCCGTCAAGGAGTTCGCCGTCTTGGAGGCGCTACTGCGCGCCACTCCAGGCTTCCTGAGCGCCGAAGACCTCCTGGAACAGGTGTGGGACGAGAACGCCGACCCCTTCACCAACACGGTGACCGTCACCATCAGCCGATTGCGCCGCAAACTGGGCAGCCCACCGGTCATCACGACGACGCCCGGAGTGGGCTATCGCATCGCCGACACTCCAACCGTGCCCGGGTGGCGGCCGCCCAGGTCGCAGACCTCGATCTCGTGA
- a CDS encoding HAMP domain-containing sensor histidine kinase has translation MHAQQDHRLLAGSLIALVVMVGFSLLLGRILAGRVLRPLRLITAATRRISAENLHQRLAVAGPVDEVKELADTVDGLLERLEASFVAQRRFVGNASHELRTPLATMRASLDVVVVKPEPTAQTVALAGRLRAELDRVDHLLDGFLILARAQHGTLADRTPVSLGELAREALTARAADIAAKALTVNDEVRANVWTRGNEALLSRMVENMVDNAIVHNQESGWIRISTEHTATEARLVVETGGRVLDQGQVDRLTQPFERLGADRTGPEGSSGLGLSIVAAIIAAHSGRLALLARSEGGLRVAATLPSAAGAEG, from the coding sequence GTGCACGCGCAGCAGGACCACCGGTTGCTGGCGGGCTCGCTGATCGCGCTGGTGGTGATGGTGGGCTTCTCGCTCCTGCTCGGCCGGATCCTCGCCGGCCGGGTCCTGCGCCCGCTGCGGCTGATCACCGCGGCGACACGGCGGATCTCCGCCGAGAACCTGCATCAGCGGCTCGCCGTGGCCGGACCTGTCGACGAGGTCAAGGAACTCGCCGACACGGTCGACGGTCTTCTGGAACGCCTCGAAGCCTCGTTCGTCGCACAGCGCCGGTTCGTCGGCAACGCCTCGCACGAACTGCGTACGCCGCTGGCGACGATGCGGGCGTCGCTGGACGTCGTCGTCGTCAAACCGGAGCCGACGGCACAGACCGTCGCACTCGCCGGCCGGCTGCGGGCCGAGCTCGACCGGGTGGATCACCTGCTGGACGGCTTCCTCATCCTTGCACGGGCGCAGCACGGCACCCTGGCCGACCGGACCCCCGTGTCGCTCGGCGAACTGGCGCGGGAGGCGCTGACCGCCCGGGCCGCCGACATCGCCGCGAAGGCGCTGACCGTCAACGACGAGGTGCGGGCGAACGTCTGGACGCGCGGTAATGAGGCGCTGCTGTCCCGGATGGTGGAGAACATGGTCGACAACGCGATCGTGCACAACCAGGAGAGCGGCTGGATCCGGATCTCCACCGAGCACACGGCCACGGAGGCGCGCCTGGTCGTCGAGACCGGCGGGCGCGTCCTCGACCAGGGCCAGGTGGACCGGCTGACGCAGCCGTTCGAGCGGCTCGGCGCCGACCGGACGGGGCCGGAGGGGAGTTCCGGCCTGGGGTTGTCGATCGTCGCGGCGATCATCGCGGCGCACAGCGGCCGCCTCGCCCTTCTGGCCCGGTCGGAGGGTGGTCTGCGCGTTGCGGCGACGCTGCCGTCGGCAGCCGGTGCGGAAGGGTGA
- a CDS encoding DUF1349 domain-containing protein: protein MFPTNEQLRREWAEFRRASRLIAMAVAALAVVALGLLYAFGNHASCGGPCPAEPTGPDGSLVNDQFSFLHRDMGADGSITVRMTSMTGTITYPPPNHDQILPGLVPWAKAGIIIKDGVRPGSSYAALMVTGGHGVRMQYDYRHDIAGSGRGVTSEAPRWLRLTRSGDTVTGHESADGTKWTKVGAVRLPGLPETVQVGLFATSPGDLTLRRTGLGGATEQVRWTQAGGTFDNIALQGTAAVGGWSDDAVGERNRTDWEKYHLASGAVEKNGTITVTGTGDIGPAGAEDGARPVERTLGGLALALLVVLVVAVRFATTGHRAGPAGGAPVTRPRLAAKAIVVAAVTFVTALLAVGMVIPVGVTILKNNGIPVIGVSALTGTRVVVGTATVLALAAVLALALGSLLRRAWLAILVAALAIAVPYVVTIVPLPADGLSQWLLRVTPAAGFAVQQTLVEYPQVVAHYAPSAGYFPLPWWAGIAVLCAYATTLLGLALNRLPQSGERAGRPVDWR, encoded by the coding sequence ATGTTTCCGACCAACGAACAACTCCGGCGGGAGTGGGCCGAGTTCCGGCGTGCGAGCAGGCTGATCGCGATGGCGGTCGCGGCCCTGGCCGTCGTCGCCCTGGGTTTGCTCTACGCGTTCGGCAACCATGCCTCGTGCGGCGGCCCCTGCCCGGCCGAACCGACCGGGCCGGACGGCTCCCTGGTAAACGACCAGTTCTCTTTCCTGCACCGCGACATGGGCGCCGACGGCAGCATCACGGTCCGGATGACGTCCATGACGGGCACGATCACCTACCCGCCACCGAACCACGATCAGATCCTCCCGGGACTGGTGCCGTGGGCGAAGGCCGGGATCATCATCAAGGACGGTGTCCGCCCGGGATCCTCCTACGCGGCGCTGATGGTCACCGGCGGCCACGGCGTGCGGATGCAGTACGACTACCGTCACGACATCGCCGGCAGCGGCAGGGGGGTCACGAGCGAGGCGCCGCGCTGGCTGCGGCTGACCCGGTCAGGCGACACCGTCACCGGCCACGAGTCCGCCGACGGCACGAAGTGGACGAAGGTCGGCGCCGTGCGGCTGCCCGGACTTCCCGAGACGGTACAGGTCGGCCTGTTCGCCACGTCCCCCGGGGACCTGACGCTGCGGCGGACCGGCCTGGGCGGCGCCACGGAACAGGTGCGCTGGACGCAGGCCGGCGGCACCTTTGACAACATCGCCCTCCAGGGCACGGCCGCTGTCGGGGGCTGGAGCGATGACGCCGTCGGCGAGCGGAACCGGACGGACTGGGAGAAGTACCACCTGGCGTCCGGGGCGGTGGAGAAGAACGGCACGATCACCGTCACCGGCACCGGCGACATCGGCCCGGCGGGCGCCGAGGACGGCGCCCGCCCGGTGGAGCGCACCCTGGGCGGCCTGGCCCTGGCGTTGCTCGTCGTGCTCGTGGTCGCGGTGCGGTTCGCCACCACGGGGCACCGAGCCGGGCCTGCGGGCGGCGCGCCGGTCACCCGCCCCCGACTCGCGGCCAAGGCGATCGTCGTCGCAGCCGTCACGTTCGTGACCGCTCTCCTCGCCGTGGGCATGGTGATCCCGGTCGGCGTGACGATCCTGAAGAACAACGGGATTCCCGTCATCGGGGTGTCCGCGCTCACCGGAACGCGGGTCGTCGTCGGCACGGCCACTGTCCTCGCCCTCGCCGCCGTGCTCGCCCTCGCGCTCGGTTCCCTGCTGCGGCGTGCCTGGCTCGCGATCCTCGTCGCCGCCCTGGCGATCGCGGTCCCGTACGTCGTGACCATCGTCCCGCTGCCGGCCGACGGCCTGTCACAGTGGCTGCTGCGGGTCACTCCGGCCGCCGGCTTCGCCGTCCAGCAGACCCTCGTCGAATATCCGCAGGTCGTCGCACACTACGCCCCCTCCGCCGGATACTTCCCGCTTCCGTGGTGGGCAGGGATCGCAGTGCTGTGTGCGTACGCGACGACGCTCCTGGGGCTTGCTCTGAACCGCCTGCCGCAAAGCGGCGAACGGGCCGGGCGACCAGTGGACTGGAGGTAA
- a CDS encoding TetR/AcrR family transcriptional regulator has product MDASARASEESGHSNHSEQDTPRPRPGGRSARVRAQVLEAVGELLVEGGYDGLTVDAVAERAGVHRTTVYRRWRDVGGLLADVLGAASDDTWSPPDTGSLEGDLTALNQEVYEALAGGGPNVTTALIAAGFRSAEAAGALSRFWEGRYARCAVVTVRAAARGELPGPVDARALLVAATAPLYHELLLLRSAPDPALPRRAAAGAVAAGRAGVFGAAGFSAP; this is encoded by the coding sequence ATGGATGCCAGCGCACGAGCAAGCGAAGAATCCGGCCACTCGAACCACTCCGAACAGGACACCCCCCGGCCCCGTCCGGGCGGCCGCAGCGCCCGGGTCCGCGCGCAGGTCCTGGAGGCCGTGGGGGAACTGCTGGTCGAGGGCGGGTACGACGGGCTCACCGTCGACGCCGTCGCCGAACGCGCCGGGGTGCACCGCACCACGGTCTACCGGCGGTGGCGTGACGTCGGAGGCCTGCTGGCGGACGTCCTCGGCGCGGCGTCCGACGACACTTGGAGCCCGCCCGACACGGGGTCACTGGAGGGGGACCTGACCGCCCTCAACCAGGAGGTGTACGAGGCCCTCGCCGGCGGCGGCCCGAACGTGACCACGGCCCTGATCGCCGCGGGATTCCGCTCGGCCGAGGCGGCCGGCGCCCTGTCCCGCTTCTGGGAGGGCCGCTACGCGCGCTGCGCGGTGGTCACCGTCCGTGCCGCGGCGCGGGGTGAGCTGCCGGGTCCGGTCGACGCCCGTGCGCTGCTGGTCGCCGCGACCGCCCCGCTCTACCACGAGCTGCTGCTCCTGCGGTCCGCCCCGGATCCGGCCCTGCCCCGCCGGGCGGCGGCGGGAGCGGTGGCGGCAGGGCGTGCGGGAGTGTTCGGGGCGGCCGGTTTCAGCGCCCCGTAG
- a CDS encoding ABC-F family ATP-binding cassette domain-containing protein, whose product MTAQLTALDLTKSYNGRPVLDSVDCSVPDGTRLGIVGENGSGKSTLLRLLAGVELPDRGTVTVRADGGVGYLAQEETLPAGMTVQQVVDRSLAELHAMEDRMRRLEARMADGDTTDEVLASYADLLTAFELRGGYEADARVERALHGLGLLGLPRDRTAGALSGGEQVRLRLAALLASSPEVLLLDEPTNHLDGAALTWLEDHLCARRGITVAVSHDREFLERVATCLLEVDGDLHRTVRYGNGYAGYLAERAADRQRRAQAHAAWCAEADRLRESAAVTARRVAPGRAIKDGNKMAYDRAAGRVQQSLASRVRNAEERLARLLADPVPAPAEPLRFTPVPRTADRPGTGRPHGASPDRKGVVLAADGIAVAGRLAPLDLTLSAGGRLLVTGPNGAGKSTLLGVLAGTVTPDRGQVVRRGRTGLLAQRTDAGAGARTLLAAFAEGRPGTTEEHAERLLSLGLFAPERLTARVVTLSAGQRQRLALARLVTEPADVLLLDEPTNHLSPALAEELQAALASFAGAVVVVSHDRRLCARWQGERLGLHAPESAAVTA is encoded by the coding sequence ATGACCGCACAGCTCACCGCGCTTGACCTGACCAAGTCCTACAACGGCCGCCCCGTCCTCGACTCCGTCGACTGCTCCGTCCCCGACGGCACCCGCCTGGGCATCGTCGGCGAGAACGGATCCGGCAAGTCCACCCTGCTCCGGCTGCTGGCAGGCGTCGAGCTCCCCGACCGGGGTACGGTCACCGTCCGCGCCGACGGCGGCGTCGGATACCTCGCCCAGGAGGAGACCCTGCCCGCCGGCATGACGGTGCAGCAGGTCGTCGACCGCTCCCTTGCCGAACTGCACGCCATGGAAGACCGGATGCGCCGGCTGGAGGCCCGCATGGCGGACGGCGACACCACGGACGAGGTCCTCGCCTCCTACGCCGACCTGCTCACCGCCTTCGAACTGCGCGGCGGGTACGAGGCCGACGCCCGGGTCGAGCGCGCCCTGCACGGCCTCGGCTTGCTCGGCCTGCCCCGCGACCGCACCGCCGGCGCCCTCTCCGGCGGCGAACAGGTCCGGCTCCGGCTGGCCGCGCTGCTGGCCTCCTCACCCGAGGTACTACTGCTCGACGAGCCCACCAACCACCTCGACGGGGCAGCCCTGACCTGGCTCGAGGACCACCTGTGCGCCCGCCGCGGCATCACCGTAGCCGTCTCCCACGACCGGGAGTTCCTCGAGCGCGTCGCCACCTGCCTGCTGGAGGTCGACGGCGACCTGCACCGGACGGTGCGCTACGGCAACGGCTACGCCGGCTACCTCGCGGAGCGGGCGGCCGACCGGCAGCGCCGCGCCCAGGCCCATGCCGCCTGGTGCGCGGAGGCGGACCGGCTGCGCGAGTCCGCCGCCGTCACCGCCCGCCGGGTCGCTCCCGGCCGGGCGATCAAGGACGGCAACAAGATGGCCTACGACCGCGCGGCCGGCCGGGTGCAGCAGTCGCTGGCGAGCAGGGTGCGCAACGCCGAGGAGCGGCTGGCCCGCCTGTTGGCCGATCCGGTCCCGGCGCCGGCCGAGCCCCTGCGGTTCACCCCCGTACCGCGCACCGCCGACCGACCCGGCACGGGCCGGCCGCACGGCGCCTCCCCGGACCGGAAGGGCGTGGTGCTCGCGGCCGACGGCATCGCGGTGGCGGGACGGCTCGCGCCCCTGGACCTGACCCTGTCGGCCGGCGGCAGGCTGCTGGTCACCGGCCCGAACGGGGCGGGCAAGAGCACCCTGCTCGGCGTCCTCGCCGGGACGGTCACTCCCGACCGGGGGCAAGTCGTACGGCGGGGCCGGACCGGCCTCCTGGCGCAGCGGACCGACGCGGGAGCAGGCGCCCGGACCCTTCTCGCCGCGTTCGCCGAGGGCCGCCCCGGCACGACCGAGGAGCACGCCGAGCGGCTGCTGTCGCTCGGCCTGTTCGCCCCGGAGCGGCTCACCGCTCGGGTCGTCACGTTGTCGGCCGGCCAGCGGCAGCGCCTGGCCCTGGCCAGGCTGGTCACCGAACCCGCCGACGTGCTGCTGCTGGACGAGCCCACGAACCACCTCTCGCCCGCGCTGGCCGAGGAACTGCAGGCGGCGCTGGCCTCCTTCGCGGGTGCCGTGGTCGTCGTCAGCCACGACCGGCGGCTGTGCGCCCGCTGGCAGGGTGAACGGCTCGGCCTGCACGCCCCGGAGTCGGCCGCCGTGACGGCATGA
- a CDS encoding virginiamycin B lyase, with product MTNTTSARLLHTYTVTTPGSGPYGLTAGPDGNLWCTLVHGGRVARLSPDGQLDEFALDSPDCGPSLIAPGPDGALWFTRNRDHRIGRVTPDGQSRSYALPGAGSGPYGLTAGPDGALWFTELHTDRVGRITPEGEVTEYPLPCEGAFPSFITAAPDGDLWCTLNQADALARITVAGDVRLYPLPTPGTAPVGLAASPDGSLWFAGIGAGLIGRMTPDGRVTEYAPADAQSRPHAVAVAPDGSCWFTEWAAGRIGRVSPDGRITEVPLPDPGCEPHGLAFGPDGTLYVALESGAVTRWDVSGD from the coding sequence TTGACGAACACCACCTCCGCGCGCCTGCTCCACACGTACACCGTCACCACCCCCGGGTCGGGCCCGTACGGCCTGACCGCCGGGCCCGACGGCAACCTCTGGTGCACCCTCGTGCACGGCGGACGCGTCGCTCGGCTCTCCCCGGACGGGCAGCTCGACGAGTTCGCACTCGATTCGCCCGACTGCGGCCCGTCCCTGATCGCTCCCGGCCCCGACGGCGCGCTCTGGTTCACTCGGAACCGGGACCACCGGATCGGCCGCGTCACCCCCGACGGGCAGTCGCGCTCGTACGCCCTGCCCGGCGCCGGATCCGGACCGTACGGGCTCACCGCCGGACCGGACGGCGCGCTCTGGTTCACCGAGCTGCACACGGACCGCGTCGGCCGGATCACCCCGGAAGGGGAGGTCACCGAGTACCCGCTGCCGTGCGAGGGCGCCTTCCCGTCCTTCATCACGGCCGCGCCCGACGGCGACCTGTGGTGCACGCTCAACCAGGCGGACGCCCTCGCACGGATCACCGTGGCAGGCGACGTCCGGCTGTACCCGCTGCCCACGCCCGGCACGGCCCCCGTGGGGCTCGCGGCGTCGCCGGACGGTTCCCTGTGGTTCGCCGGGATCGGCGCGGGCCTGATCGGGAGGATGACGCCGGACGGTCGGGTCACCGAGTACGCGCCGGCGGACGCGCAGAGCCGGCCCCACGCGGTGGCGGTGGCCCCGGACGGTTCCTGCTGGTTCACCGAGTGGGCCGCCGGACGGATCGGGAGGGTCTCCCCGGACGGGCGGATCACCGAGGTCCCCCTCCCGGACCCCGGCTGCGAACCGCACGGGCTGGCTTTCGGCCCGGACGGCACGCTGTACGTCGCGCTGGAGAGCGGCGCGGTCACCCGGTGGGACGTGAGCGGGGACTGA